Genomic window (Thomasclavelia spiroformis DSM 1552):
ATTTCTCTATAATCAATACATTTATTTACTAGTTCCTATCAAAGTATTTAAGTTATGTTATTGAACATATAATAGTCCTTAATTCAATTTAAGTCAACCTTTTTAAACAATTTTATTAATATTAATCATTTTTCTAAATCCAAAAAAGCATCTTTCAATTTCTAAAAACTCTCAATATATCAAATTAATCACGAAAAATAACGTCTTTTTTTTAAATTATTTTTCCATTGCCAATTCAATTAATTTATCCAATAAATCAGAATAACTAATTCCAAAATCATTCATCAATTGTGGATACATTGAAATTTTTGTAAAACCTGGCATCGTATTTATTTCATTTAAATAAATATTATTCGTTTTCTTATCCAAGAAAAAATCAACTCTACTTAATCCATGACCATCAACTGCCTTAAAGGCTTTAATTGCATATTCTCTAATTTTCTCTTGAATTTTTTCGTCAACTAATGCCGGTATACATGTCTTACTTTCAGCATCCTCATATTTAGATTCAAACGTATAAAACTCACCATGAGGCATAATTTGACCAACTCGAGAAACAATTACATCATCATTACCTAAAACAGCTGTTTCTAACTCAATACAATCAATATTCTCTTCTACAACAATATGACGATCATATTTAGCAGCTGCTTCTAGTTTACCAATTAAATCTTCTCGATTATCACAACGATAACATCCTAAACTTGAACCTGAACGACTAGCTTTAATAAAACAAGGCATTCCTATTTCATTTACAATATATTCTTCAACATCATAAATTTCTTCAAAATCTTTTGTTATAATTACCAATCTATTATCATAACGTTTTTTTACATACGCTGATTTAACTTGTGGAATTTTAACTGTATCTAGAATTTTTTTTGTATATATCTTATCCATTGAAACACTCGAACATAATACACGTGCTCCTACATATGGTATTTTAGTTAATTCAAATAATCCTTGAATCGTTCCATCTTCACCATATAAACCATGTAAAACTGGAAAAGCAACATCATGCTCTTTTAATAATTCAAAAACATTTTCAACTTCAACACTATTATCAAGCCAACTATCTAACGATAAATCATCTTGATCATGATTCAAACGATACCACTTACCATCTAAATCAATCCCAACTAAAGTAATATCATACTTATCATGATTTAAATTATTTAATACTGACGTACAAGACATTCTAGAAACAATATGTTCACTTGATTGTCCCCCACATAAAACTAATAACTTTTGTTTCACATTAATTTCTCCTTCATCAAAGCAACAACATTACCTAATTTCATTCCATTTGATCCTTTAAACAAAATAACATCATTACTTTGTATAATTTTCCCTAAATAATTTATCACTTCTTCATTACTATTACAATAACAAATCTGTTTAACACCTGCTTTACTAGCAGCATCAATAATATATTTAGATTCCTTGCCAACTGCAACTAAAATATCAATTTTATTTTTAGCTACATACATTCCAATATTACGATGTAATTGTTCACTATACTTTCCTAATTCCAGCATATCTGCTAAAACTGCAATTTTTCTTCGCGTATATGTAGCTAGAACATCAATACTTGATTTCATCGAATCCTCACTTGCATTATATGTTCCATCGATTAAAGTAATGTTATTTTTTAACTCCACAATATCCATTCTATTTCTAGTAAGTTCAAATTCTTTAACCCCTTTAATACATTGCTCAGGTGAAATATCTAGTTGTAAACCAATTGCAATTGCAATCAACGCATTCATTACAAAATGCTTACCCGGAACAGGAACATCAACAAAATAAACCTTTCCTTTATATTCAAAATTAAAGGTGCTTCCCTCATCACTTAAAACCACATTATTTGCCTTAAAATCAACTCCATTGTCAATCCCTACTCTAATCAAATTCAATCGACCAACTTCTACAGTTGATAACATATCATTGTCATTATTAATAACAAGCATACTATTATCACTCATACCATTAATAATTTCCATTTTAGCTTTTAAGATATTTTCACGACTTCCAAGTTCACCAATATGAGCAGTACCAACATTAGTAATAGCACTAATATCAGGACAAGCAATCATTGACAATTCTTCCATTTCTTTTAAATGATTCATTCCCATTTCTAAAACCATTACTTGTTCATCTTTTAGTCTTAAAATAGTCAAAGGTAGACCAATTGCATTATTATAATTACCTTCTGTTTTTAAAGTTTTATACTGTTGTTTAATTACACTATAAACCATATCTCGTGTACTTGTCTTACCAACACTACCAGTAATTCCTACAACTTTTACCTTACGATGTTTTCGTAAATAATGTGCCATATCCTGAAGTGCTTTTAATGTATCTTTAACCTTGATAATAATATGTTCACTATCATCAATATCACGGCCACTAATCACCGCACTAGCACCATTTT
Coding sequences:
- a CDS encoding D-alanine--D-alanine ligase family protein; its protein translation is MKQKLLVLCGGQSSEHIVSRMSCTSVLNNLNHDKYDITLVGIDLDGKWYRLNHDQDDLSLDSWLDNSVEVENVFELLKEHDVAFPVLHGLYGEDGTIQGLFELTKIPYVGARVLCSSVSMDKIYTKKILDTVKIPQVKSAYVKKRYDNRLVIITKDFEEIYDVEEYIVNEIGMPCFIKASRSGSSLGCYRCDNREDLIGKLEAAAKYDRHIVVEENIDCIELETAVLGNDDVIVSRVGQIMPHGEFYTFESKYEDAESKTCIPALVDEKIQEKIREYAIKAFKAVDGHGLSRVDFFLDKKTNNIYLNEINTMPGFTKISMYPQLMNDFGISYSDLLDKLIELAMEK
- a CDS encoding UDP-N-acetylmuramoyl-tripeptide--D-alanyl-D-alanine ligase — encoded protein: MRVSEIVEATGGKLICGNSNQEITGFSQDSRKVSPGMMYIPIIGERFDGHDFIKNAFENGASAVISGRDIDDSEHIIIKVKDTLKALQDMAHYLRKHRKVKVVGITGSVGKTSTRDMVYSVIKQQYKTLKTEGNYNNAIGLPLTILRLKDEQVMVLEMGMNHLKEMEELSMIACPDISAITNVGTAHIGELGSRENILKAKMEIINGMSDNSMLVINNDNDMLSTVEVGRLNLIRVGIDNGVDFKANNVVLSDEGSTFNFEYKGKVYFVDVPVPGKHFVMNALIAIAIGLQLDISPEQCIKGVKEFELTRNRMDIVELKNNITLIDGTYNASEDSMKSSIDVLATYTRRKIAVLADMLELGKYSEQLHRNIGMYVAKNKIDILVAVGKESKYIIDAASKAGVKQICYCNSNEEVINYLGKIIQSNDVILFKGSNGMKLGNVVALMKEKLM